The proteins below are encoded in one region of Micromonospora yangpuensis:
- a CDS encoding phosphotransferase, which yields MPREAGWSDPVWQRAARGWIAEQLARTGRRITGEVEPRVRPWSLVWRVPTGSGPVWFKANSIGTRYEAGLVDALSRLDPDAVLTPLAVRPDRGWLLLPDGGETLRESTERDRPAGEPAQSATDEPAESGAQPAAAGAAPQSVTGEPAGPNGGRAGGHGLGRWEAALTRYAVLQRESGRQVDELVALGVPDHRPQVLPQLFADLLEDRAALLLDSPGGPTAEAYQRLRGYRPEFARVCERLAGIGPPATVQHDDLHDANVFATVDGYRFFDWGDASVGHPFGSLLVTLRSAAYRFGLSAGDPALGRLRDAYLEIWSDRYDRRTLLKAAGLAVTTAKVGRALSWRRALRTDDPARGEYADAVPGWLAELFEPEPL from the coding sequence GTGCCGCGCGAGGCGGGTTGGTCGGACCCGGTGTGGCAGCGTGCGGCCAGGGGCTGGATCGCCGAGCAGTTGGCCCGGACCGGCCGGCGGATCACCGGCGAGGTCGAACCCCGGGTACGGCCCTGGTCGCTGGTGTGGCGGGTGCCGACCGGGAGCGGGCCGGTCTGGTTCAAGGCCAACAGCATCGGCACCCGGTACGAGGCGGGCCTGGTCGATGCGCTGAGCCGACTGGATCCTGACGCGGTGCTCACCCCGCTCGCGGTCCGGCCAGACCGGGGTTGGCTGCTCCTGCCCGACGGTGGCGAGACCCTGCGGGAGAGCACCGAACGGGACCGCCCGGCAGGCGAGCCTGCGCAGTCCGCGACCGATGAACCGGCCGAGTCGGGGGCGCAGCCGGCGGCGGCGGGGGCGGCTCCGCAGTCCGTGACCGGTGAACCGGCCGGCCCGAACGGTGGCAGGGCTGGTGGGCATGGGTTGGGCCGGTGGGAGGCGGCCCTGACCCGGTACGCGGTGCTCCAACGTGAGTCCGGCCGGCAGGTCGACGAGCTGGTGGCGCTCGGGGTGCCGGACCACCGGCCGCAGGTGTTGCCGCAGCTCTTCGCCGACCTGCTGGAGGACCGGGCGGCGTTGCTGCTCGACTCGCCTGGCGGGCCGACCGCTGAGGCGTACCAGCGGTTGCGCGGGTACCGGCCGGAGTTCGCCCGGGTGTGTGAGCGGCTGGCCGGGATCGGGCCGCCCGCCACGGTGCAGCACGACGACCTGCATGATGCCAACGTCTTCGCCACGGTCGACGGGTACCGCTTCTTCGACTGGGGGGACGCCTCGGTGGGTCACCCGTTCGGCAGCCTGTTGGTGACGCTCCGTTCGGCGGCGTACCGCTTCGGGTTGTCGGCGGGTGATCCGGCGCTGGGCCGGCTGCGCGACGCGTACCTGGAGATCTGGTCGGACCGGTACGACCGGCGGACCCTGCTGAAGGCGGCCGGGCTGGCGGTGACCACGGCCAAGGTGGGCCGGGCGCTGTCCTGGCGGCGGGCCCTGCGCACCGACGACCCGGCCCGGGGGGAGTACGCCGACGCCGTCCCCGGTTGGCTCGCCGAACTCTTCGAGCCGGAGCCGCTCTGA
- a CDS encoding thiolase family protein, which yields MSDAVIVGAVRTPVGRRKGGLADVHPVDLSAHVLRALAERTGIDPAQVDDVVWGCVSQVGEQSWNVARNAVLAAGWPESVPGTTLDRQCGSSQQALHFAAATVVAGQADLVVAGGVESMTRVPMGSSVADGLPFSDQLRDRYRGVEGFADDQPLPFNQGVGAELIAARWRFSRTQLDEFALASHVRAAAAQDAGAFDAELAPVPLADGGTVTADEGIRRDTTLARLGELKTPFRADGVVTAGSASQISDGAAALAVTTSEWASRHGLRPLARIHTAVVAADDPVTMLTAPIPATAKALRRAGLGIEEIGVYEVNEAFAPVPLAWLAETEADPERLNPRGGAIALGHPLGASGARIMTTMLGHMRDNGIRYGLQTMCEGGGMANATVVELL from the coding sequence ATGAGTGACGCGGTCATCGTCGGCGCGGTACGTACCCCGGTCGGGCGGCGCAAGGGCGGGCTGGCCGACGTCCACCCGGTCGACCTGTCCGCGCACGTGCTGCGGGCGCTGGCCGAGCGGACCGGCATCGACCCGGCACAGGTCGACGACGTGGTCTGGGGCTGCGTGTCCCAGGTCGGCGAGCAGTCCTGGAACGTCGCCCGCAACGCGGTCCTCGCCGCCGGCTGGCCCGAATCGGTGCCCGGCACCACGCTCGACCGGCAGTGTGGCTCCAGCCAGCAGGCGCTGCACTTCGCCGCCGCCACGGTCGTCGCCGGTCAGGCCGATCTGGTGGTGGCCGGCGGGGTCGAGTCGATGACCCGGGTGCCGATGGGCTCCAGTGTCGCCGACGGCCTGCCCTTCAGCGATCAGCTCCGCGACCGGTACCGGGGTGTCGAGGGCTTCGCCGACGACCAGCCGCTGCCGTTCAACCAGGGCGTCGGGGCGGAGCTGATCGCCGCGCGGTGGCGCTTCTCCCGTACCCAGCTTGACGAATTCGCCCTGGCCAGCCACGTCCGGGCGGCGGCGGCGCAGGACGCCGGAGCGTTCGATGCGGAGCTGGCCCCGGTGCCGCTGGCCGACGGCGGCACGGTCACCGCCGACGAGGGCATCCGCCGGGACACCACGCTGGCCAGACTGGGCGAGCTGAAGACCCCGTTCCGCGCCGACGGCGTGGTCACCGCCGGGTCCGCGTCGCAGATCTCCGACGGGGCGGCGGCGCTCGCCGTGACCACCAGCGAGTGGGCCAGCCGGCACGGGCTGCGCCCGCTGGCCCGGATCCACACCGCCGTGGTCGCCGCCGACGACCCGGTCACCATGCTCACCGCCCCCATCCCGGCCACCGCGAAGGCGCTGCGCCGCGCGGGGCTGGGCATCGAGGAGATCGGGGTGTACGAGGTGAACGAGGCCTTCGCCCCGGTACCGCTTGCCTGGTTGGCCGAGACCGAGGCGGACCCGGAGCGGCTGAACCCGCGCGGCGGCGCGATCGCCCTCGGCCATCCGCTCGGCGCCTCCGGTGCCCGGATCATGACCACCATGCTGGGGCACATGCGGGACAACGGAATCCGGTACGGCCTGCAGACGATGTGCGAGGGCGGCGGCATGGCCAACGCCACCGTCGTCGAACTTCTCTGA
- a CDS encoding PH domain-containing protein → MQPSTFPTRQWRVPPTVPVIKFALAAGLVLLGLLLDNGDQVGLALAGLIAAGLAGWALRDLVAPVRLAMDADGLVVRVGYAGRRRLPWSAIEQIDLDRHSRRGLTTELLEIDAGESLYLFGRYDLNAPPAEVADELRAAWPHPDQPHPGDTPA, encoded by the coding sequence GTGCAGCCATCGACGTTCCCCACCCGGCAGTGGCGGGTCCCGCCGACGGTGCCGGTGATCAAGTTCGCCCTGGCGGCCGGTCTGGTCCTGCTCGGTCTGCTCCTGGACAACGGTGACCAGGTCGGGTTGGCCCTGGCCGGTCTGATCGCCGCCGGGTTGGCCGGCTGGGCGCTGCGTGACCTGGTGGCTCCGGTCCGGCTGGCCATGGACGCCGACGGTCTGGTGGTCCGGGTCGGGTACGCCGGCCGCCGCCGGTTGCCCTGGTCGGCGATCGAGCAGATCGACCTGGATCGGCACTCCCGGCGCGGGCTCACCACCGAACTGCTGGAGATCGACGCCGGGGAGTCGCTGTATCTCTTCGGGCGCTACGACCTGAACGCCCCACCCGCCGAGGTGGCCGACGAACTGCGCGCCGCCTGGCCCCACCCCGACCAGCCCCACCCCGGCGACACACCCGCCTGA
- a CDS encoding rhomboid family intramembrane serine protease, with product MSESPPTTPVCYRHPGRETYVRCARCDRPICPDCMRDAAVGHQCPDCVQEGRRSVRPARTAFGGGLAGQHGYVTKTLIALNVLMMLVSIASARGGDAAFGGSGFGGLMGGSTPLTNWGAVLGQAVFADGTIGGIAQGDWYRLLTAMFLHYGVLHLLLNMWALWVLGGSLEAVLGPARFLALYLVAGLGGNVAAYLFSAPNQATAGASTAIFGLFAAIFVIMRRLGRDTSAILPILVINLIFTFTVPGISIAGHLGGLVTGALLALVMAYAPRSNRTLVQTVGTAAIVIALLAAAVVRTVTLLS from the coding sequence GTGAGCGAGTCCCCGCCGACCACCCCGGTCTGTTACCGGCACCCCGGTCGGGAGACGTACGTCCGGTGCGCCCGGTGTGATCGGCCGATCTGCCCGGACTGCATGCGGGACGCCGCCGTCGGGCACCAGTGCCCGGACTGCGTTCAGGAAGGTCGTCGTAGCGTACGGCCGGCGCGCACCGCCTTCGGTGGCGGGCTCGCCGGCCAGCACGGCTACGTCACCAAGACGCTCATCGCGCTGAACGTGCTGATGATGCTGGTCTCCATCGCCTCGGCGCGCGGCGGGGACGCGGCCTTCGGCGGCTCCGGCTTCGGTGGCCTGATGGGCGGCAGCACCCCGCTCACCAACTGGGGTGCCGTGCTCGGCCAGGCCGTCTTCGCCGACGGCACCATCGGCGGCATCGCCCAGGGCGACTGGTACCGCCTGCTGACCGCGATGTTCCTGCACTACGGCGTGCTGCACCTGCTGCTGAACATGTGGGCGCTCTGGGTGCTCGGCGGCTCCCTGGAGGCGGTGCTCGGTCCGGCCCGGTTCCTGGCGCTCTACCTGGTCGCCGGGCTCGGTGGCAACGTGGCCGCGTACCTGTTCAGCGCGCCGAACCAGGCCACCGCCGGTGCCTCCACCGCGATCTTCGGCCTCTTCGCCGCCATCTTCGTGATCATGCGACGGCTGGGCCGGGACACCTCGGCGATCCTGCCGATCCTGGTGATCAATCTGATCTTCACCTTCACCGTGCCGGGCATCTCCATCGCCGGCCACCTCGGTGGCCTGGTCACCGGCGCGCTGCTGGCCCTGGTGATGGCGTACGCCCCACGGTCCAACCGCACCCTGGTGCAGACCGTCGGCACCGCCGCCATCGTGATCGCCCTGCTCGCCGCCGCGGTCGTCCGCACGGTCACCCTGCTCAGCTGA
- a CDS encoding peptidylprolyl isomerase produces the protein MAEAVYATLHTNAGPIRLELYPNHAPKTVRNFVDLAQGNKEYTDPRTGQPGNGPFYDGTISHRVISGFMVQMGDPTGTGRGGPGYKFGDEFHPELRFDQPYLLAMANAGPGTNGSQFFITVAPTPHLNNRHTIFGRVADEDSVKVVDTIANTPTGPSDRPLQDVVIERVTIEGNPA, from the coding sequence GTGGCCGAGGCTGTCTACGCCACCTTGCACACCAACGCTGGCCCGATCCGGCTGGAGCTCTACCCGAACCACGCGCCGAAGACCGTCCGCAACTTCGTCGACCTGGCCCAGGGAAACAAGGAGTACACCGACCCGCGGACCGGCCAGCCGGGCAACGGGCCGTTCTACGACGGCACCATCTCGCACCGCGTCATCAGCGGCTTCATGGTGCAGATGGGTGACCCGACCGGCACCGGCCGGGGCGGTCCGGGCTACAAGTTCGGTGACGAGTTTCACCCCGAGCTGCGCTTCGACCAGCCGTACCTGCTGGCCATGGCGAACGCCGGCCCCGGCACCAACGGCTCGCAGTTCTTCATCACCGTCGCGCCGACGCCGCACCTGAACAACCGGCACACCATCTTCGGCCGGGTCGCCGACGAGGACTCGGTGAAGGTCGTCGACACCATCGCCAACACCCCGACCGGCCCGAGCGACCGGCCGCTGCAGGACGTGGTCATCGAGCGCGTCACCATCGAGGGCAACCCGGCCTGA
- a CDS encoding PLP-dependent aminotransferase family protein, which produces MTAEQLISFARGAPSLDIVDVEGLKAAAVRAFDTDPAGITAYGTSVGYPPLRKWIADKHGVAAEQVLVTNGSLQADAFLFDHLVRPGDAVVVERPTYDRTLLNLQQLGSEVHAVTVAPDGLDTAELRKLLESGVRPKLAHVIPNYQNPAGVTLSLEKRRELLDLAAEYGFTIFEDDPYADIRFRGEALPSMLSLDTRGVVVHASSFTKTVCPGVRVGYLVGPADLIADIAKRATNLYISPGMVSEAIVHQFCVSGDIDRSIATVSTALGERARVLAESLRRHIPDASFVEPDGGYFLWVELPEDVEVDALAPAAAERGVAVVKGSDFVQEGGRHALRLAFSAVTADKIEEGVRRLAAAVAEVRGRKKVIGW; this is translated from the coding sequence ATGACCGCCGAGCAGCTGATCTCCTTCGCCCGTGGCGCTCCCTCGCTGGACATCGTCGACGTCGAGGGCCTCAAGGCCGCCGCCGTCCGCGCCTTCGACACCGACCCCGCCGGGATCACCGCGTACGGCACCTCAGTCGGGTACCCGCCCCTGCGGAAGTGGATCGCCGACAAGCACGGCGTCGCAGCCGAGCAGGTGCTGGTCACCAACGGCTCGTTGCAGGCCGACGCGTTCCTCTTCGACCACCTGGTACGCCCCGGTGACGCCGTGGTCGTCGAGCGCCCGACGTACGACCGCACCCTGCTCAACCTGCAGCAACTCGGCAGCGAGGTGCACGCGGTGACCGTCGCCCCGGACGGGCTGGACACCGCCGAGCTGCGCAAGCTGCTGGAGTCCGGGGTCCGTCCGAAGCTGGCGCACGTCATCCCGAACTACCAGAACCCGGCCGGGGTGACCCTGTCGCTGGAGAAGCGCCGGGAGCTGCTCGACCTGGCCGCGGAGTACGGCTTCACCATCTTCGAGGACGACCCGTACGCCGACATCCGGTTCCGGGGCGAGGCGCTGCCGTCGATGCTCTCCCTGGACACCCGGGGTGTGGTGGTGCACGCCTCCAGCTTCACCAAGACGGTCTGCCCCGGCGTCCGCGTCGGCTACCTGGTCGGGCCGGCCGACCTGATCGCCGACATCGCCAAGCGGGCGACCAACCTGTACATCTCGCCCGGCATGGTCTCCGAGGCGATCGTGCACCAGTTCTGCGTCTCCGGTGACATCGACCGCTCGATCGCCACCGTCTCCACCGCCCTCGGTGAGCGGGCCCGGGTGCTTGCCGAGTCGCTGCGCCGGCACATCCCGGACGCCTCGTTCGTCGAGCCCGACGGCGGCTACTTCCTCTGGGTGGAGCTGCCCGAGGACGTCGAGGTGGACGCGCTCGCGCCGGCCGCCGCCGAGCGTGGCGTCGCCGTGGTCAAGGGCAGCGACTTCGTCCAGGAGGGCGGCCGGCACGCGCTGCGGCTGGCCTTCTCGGCGGTCACCGCCGACAAGATCGAAGAAGGGGTACGGCGGCTCGCCGCAGCGGTCGCCGAGGTGCGCGGCCGGAAGAAAGTTATCGGATGGTGA
- a CDS encoding ester cyclase, which produces MSHAERLAGQQYAMVLRRDVARLPDLYADDAFYSMPGVTVRPIELPALMRTWTGAFPDLRVELTGRVETAGGMALEQRLTGTHTGVLHTPLGTIAPTGRTLSWDVVDVVRVRRGKIAAWRSYFDWGQFYLALGVRVSGLSRGLAHEPLSLAA; this is translated from the coding sequence ATGAGCCACGCGGAACGACTCGCCGGTCAGCAGTACGCGATGGTCCTGCGGCGGGACGTGGCCCGCCTGCCCGACCTCTACGCCGACGACGCCTTCTACAGCATGCCCGGGGTCACGGTACGCCCGATCGAGCTGCCGGCGTTGATGCGTACCTGGACCGGGGCCTTTCCCGACCTGCGGGTCGAGCTGACCGGGCGGGTGGAGACAGCCGGCGGGATGGCGCTGGAGCAGCGGCTCACCGGCACCCACACCGGGGTGCTGCACACTCCGCTGGGCACCATCGCCCCGACCGGCCGCACGCTGAGCTGGGACGTGGTGGACGTGGTCCGGGTCCGCCGGGGCAAGATCGCAGCCTGGCGGTCCTACTTCGACTGGGGGCAGTTCTACCTGGCCCTGGGGGTGCGGGTGAGCGGGCTGTCCCGGGGGCTGGCGCACGAGCCGCTCAGCCTCGCGGCCTGA
- a CDS encoding NUDIX domain-containing protein — MSTEPLRCVGALIVDDDGRIFFQRRSPQRRLFPNTWDVVGGHLEPGEEVHDAMRREVTEETGWTVSHVLGPVGVYRYTGNDGLDRVESDFLIRVDGDLDRPRLEVGKHTEFRWLTEDELAVLDEDREVNDGLMRRIAEDAFAALRSIGR; from the coding sequence GTGTCCACCGAGCCTCTACGCTGCGTCGGCGCGCTGATCGTCGACGACGACGGCCGCATCTTCTTCCAGCGGCGGTCCCCGCAGCGACGCCTCTTCCCCAACACCTGGGACGTCGTCGGCGGCCATCTGGAGCCGGGCGAGGAGGTCCACGACGCGATGCGGCGCGAGGTGACCGAGGAGACCGGGTGGACCGTGTCGCACGTGCTCGGCCCGGTCGGCGTCTACCGGTACACCGGTAACGACGGGCTGGACCGGGTGGAGAGCGACTTCCTGATCCGGGTCGACGGTGACCTCGACCGACCCCGGCTGGAGGTGGGCAAACACACTGAGTTCCGCTGGCTGACCGAGGACGAGCTGGCCGTGCTCGACGAGGACCGCGAGGTCAACGACGGGCTGATGCGGCGGATCGCCGAGGACGCCTTCGCCGCCCTCCGCTCGATCGGTCGGTGA
- a CDS encoding sugar phosphate nucleotidyltransferase, whose translation MIGMVLAAGAGRRLRPYTDTLPKALVPVDGDTTILDIALRNLAEVGLREVVIVVGYAADAVRDRQAELEQKYGVTLTLVQNDKAEEWNNAYSLWLAREHFARGVLLVNGDTVHPVSVEKTLLAERGPGILLAIDNIKPLAEEEMKTTFDAAGQLTRITKLMDPGQAYGEYIGATLIEPQVASALADALEATWRRDPNLYYEDGYQEFADRGGEVRAAPIGDVSWVEVDNHDDLARAREIACRY comes from the coding sequence ATGATCGGGATGGTGCTCGCCGCCGGTGCCGGACGCCGGCTGCGGCCGTACACCGACACCCTGCCCAAGGCGTTGGTGCCGGTGGACGGTGACACCACCATCCTGGACATCGCGCTGCGCAACCTGGCCGAGGTCGGGCTCCGGGAGGTCGTCATCGTGGTCGGCTACGCCGCCGACGCGGTCCGCGACCGGCAGGCCGAGCTGGAACAGAAGTACGGCGTGACGCTCACCCTCGTGCAGAACGACAAGGCCGAGGAGTGGAACAACGCCTACTCGCTCTGGCTGGCCCGGGAGCACTTCGCCCGGGGCGTACTGCTGGTCAACGGGGACACCGTGCACCCGGTGAGCGTGGAGAAGACCCTGCTCGCCGAGCGTGGACCGGGGATCCTGCTGGCCATCGACAACATCAAGCCGCTGGCCGAGGAGGAGATGAAGACCACCTTCGACGCCGCCGGCCAGCTCACCCGGATCACCAAGCTGATGGACCCGGGCCAGGCGTACGGGGAGTACATCGGCGCGACCCTGATCGAGCCGCAGGTGGCTTCGGCGCTGGCCGACGCGCTGGAGGCGACCTGGCGGCGCGACCCGAACCTCTACTACGAGGACGGGTACCAGGAGTTCGCCGACCGTGGCGGCGAGGTGCGGGCGGCCCCGATCGGGGACGTCTCCTGGGTCGAGGTCGACAACCACGACGACCTGGCCCGCGCCCGGGAGATCGCGTGCCGCTACTAG
- a CDS encoding iron-containing alcohol dehydrogenase family protein gives MPLLARTVNTPLAIEVRRGAVADLGPLLADRRISAGGDVAVVVGPGQGEKIVELCRPSLGSADVFTVTGGSLDSANELGDRLRRRNYDAVVGIGGGRTIDTAKYAATRYGMPMVTVATSLANDGIASPVASLTHEGGKGSYGVHIPIAVMVDLDFVENGPDRQTQAGIGDAVSNLSACADWELAHRVRDEPIDGLAVTLARTGAEALINHPGKICDDGFLTTLAEALILGGISMSICGSSRPASGGDHEISHAVDQLFPGTSSHGEQAGLGALFCTFLRGDLERFGQLARCLHRHGLATTPAELGLTDEQFVEAVQYAPGTRPDRYTILEHLAMPASETRGRLADYAGALRDHLG, from the coding sequence GTGCCGCTACTAGCCCGTACCGTCAACACGCCCCTGGCCATCGAGGTGCGCCGGGGCGCGGTGGCCGACCTGGGCCCGCTCCTGGCCGACCGGCGGATCTCCGCCGGTGGGGACGTGGCGGTGGTGGTCGGCCCCGGGCAGGGCGAGAAGATCGTCGAGCTGTGCCGGCCCTCGCTGGGCTCGGCGGACGTCTTCACGGTCACCGGCGGCTCGCTGGACTCCGCCAACGAGCTGGGCGACCGGCTGCGGCGGCGCAACTACGACGCGGTGGTGGGCATCGGCGGCGGCCGGACCATCGACACCGCCAAGTACGCCGCCACCCGGTACGGCATGCCGATGGTGACCGTGGCGACCAGCCTGGCCAACGACGGCATCGCCTCGCCGGTGGCCTCGCTCACCCACGAGGGCGGCAAGGGCTCGTACGGCGTGCACATCCCGATCGCGGTCATGGTCGACCTGGACTTCGTGGAGAACGGGCCGGACCGGCAGACCCAGGCCGGCATCGGCGACGCGGTGAGCAACCTCAGCGCCTGCGCCGACTGGGAGTTGGCCCACCGGGTACGCGACGAGCCGATCGACGGCCTGGCGGTCACCCTGGCCCGCACCGGCGCCGAGGCGCTGATCAACCATCCCGGCAAGATCTGCGACGACGGCTTCCTGACCACGCTGGCCGAGGCGCTGATCCTGGGCGGCATCTCCATGTCGATCTGCGGATCGAGCCGCCCGGCCAGCGGCGGCGACCACGAGATCTCGCACGCCGTCGACCAGCTCTTCCCGGGCACCTCGTCACACGGCGAGCAGGCCGGGCTGGGCGCACTCTTCTGCACCTTCCTCCGCGGCGACCTGGAACGCTTCGGCCAACTCGCCCGCTGCCTGCACCGGCACGGCCTGGCCACCACCCCCGCTGAGCTGGGCCTGACCGACGAGCAGTTCGTCGAGGCGGTGCAGTACGCCCCGGGCACCCGACCGGACCGCTACACCATCCTGGAACACCTGGCGATGCCGGCTTCCGAGACCCGGGGGCGGCTGGCAGACTACGCCGGTGCACTCCGCGACCACCTTGGCTGA
- a CDS encoding CDP-alcohol phosphatidyltransferase family protein yields MHSATTLAEPSRPTVADFHRVNRGGGLFSESVSQWLGAVFALVAQRLGLRPTALTITNLLLGLATSVTVVALAPAVADGSVPAWLVGLVALVGWQVAYALDCADGQLARVTGQGSPAGARVDVLCDVAAQIALVAALAATAVAQRPDTPTWLVATFAGTWMVNLVTSVMQSGPNAASMVTSTSLPVRLVKLVRDYGAVIFAAGLVLALAPALVFWVIAAFTLVNGGFLLASIAFSARASL; encoded by the coding sequence GTGCACTCCGCGACCACCTTGGCTGAGCCGTCCCGTCCCACCGTCGCCGACTTCCACCGGGTCAACCGGGGCGGCGGCCTGTTCAGCGAGTCGGTAAGCCAGTGGCTGGGCGCGGTCTTCGCCCTGGTCGCCCAGCGGCTCGGCCTGCGCCCCACCGCGCTGACCATCACCAACCTGCTGCTCGGCCTGGCCACCTCGGTCACCGTGGTGGCGCTCGCCCCGGCCGTCGCCGACGGTTCGGTGCCGGCCTGGCTGGTCGGCCTGGTCGCGCTGGTCGGCTGGCAGGTGGCGTACGCCCTGGACTGCGCCGACGGCCAACTCGCCCGGGTCACCGGTCAGGGCAGCCCCGCCGGCGCCCGGGTCGACGTGCTCTGCGACGTGGCCGCCCAGATCGCCCTGGTGGCCGCCCTGGCCGCGACCGCCGTGGCGCAGCGCCCCGACACCCCGACCTGGCTGGTGGCGACCTTCGCCGGCACCTGGATGGTCAACCTGGTCACCTCGGTGATGCAGTCCGGCCCGAACGCGGCCAGCATGGTCACCTCCACCTCGCTGCCGGTACGCCTGGTCAAGCTGGTCCGCGACTACGGCGCGGTCATCTTCGCCGCCGGCCTGGTGCTGGCGCTGGCGCCCGCGCTGGTGTTCTGGGTGATCGCGGCCTTCACGCTCGTCAACGGTGGTTTCCTGCTCGCCAGCATCGCCTTCTCCGCCCGCGCCTCGTTGTAA
- a CDS encoding DinB family protein: MPASRLELLRWQFDLAWSLFEYHLDRLEPADFHWEPAAHFWAVRPDAAGRWVPDWADAEPDPIPVPTIGWLTWHIGWWWTVTIDHSRGRAPRERTEIDWPGDGDRAVAWLRNLRTEWLVVLDQLSDADLDATAPFPWPNDPAHTVAHLLAWVNTELTKNVTEIGQLRLLRHART, from the coding sequence GTGCCCGCATCCCGTCTTGAACTGCTCCGCTGGCAGTTCGACCTGGCCTGGTCGCTCTTCGAATACCATCTGGACCGGCTGGAGCCGGCGGACTTCCACTGGGAGCCCGCCGCGCACTTCTGGGCGGTACGCCCGGACGCCGCCGGCCGATGGGTGCCAGACTGGGCAGACGCCGAGCCCGACCCGATCCCCGTCCCGACGATCGGCTGGCTGACCTGGCACATCGGATGGTGGTGGACGGTCACCATCGACCATTCCCGGGGCCGCGCGCCGCGGGAGCGTACCGAGATCGACTGGCCAGGTGACGGCGACCGGGCGGTAGCGTGGCTGCGTAACCTCCGTACCGAATGGTTGGTGGTCCTGGACCAGCTCAGCGACGCGGACCTCGACGCCACCGCGCCCTTCCCCTGGCCGAACGACCCCGCACACACCGTCGCCCACCTGCTCGCCTGGGTGAACACCGAGCTGACGAAGAACGTCACCGAGATCGGCCAGCTCCGCCTACTCCGGCACGCCCGCACCTGA
- a CDS encoding GntR family transcriptional regulator, with product MPRLAKDPRSRHQQIAADLRAMILAKDLSPGSKLPSTAQLQQEYGVPNQTVQNAVAVLKREGYADSAPGKGVFVRERPQHIVTPAAFIAPPPAGQSYPWLSEAERRGLKGVVDLLNVAEVAPPAQVRLAFDLGEGEVAVLRKQLLRLDDEPAELVHSYYPVDLARGTPLAEKRRIKGGALRALGDMGIAPYEFIDQVSTRPPTPEEHVALELPPDTSIMRTFRVVYAEGRRPIEATVMVKAGHMYELQYHHIVAPAAD from the coding sequence ATGCCTCGACTTGCCAAGGACCCACGTTCGCGCCACCAGCAGATCGCCGCCGACCTGCGGGCGATGATCCTCGCCAAGGACCTGTCACCGGGCAGCAAGCTGCCGAGCACCGCACAGCTTCAGCAGGAGTACGGCGTGCCCAACCAGACGGTGCAGAACGCCGTCGCCGTTCTGAAGCGGGAGGGCTACGCCGACAGCGCGCCGGGCAAGGGTGTGTTCGTTCGTGAGCGACCGCAGCACATCGTCACGCCGGCGGCCTTCATCGCTCCTCCGCCAGCCGGGCAGTCGTACCCCTGGCTCAGCGAGGCCGAGCGACGTGGCCTGAAGGGGGTGGTCGACCTGCTGAATGTCGCCGAGGTGGCCCCGCCCGCTCAGGTGCGACTGGCGTTCGACCTCGGCGAAGGTGAGGTGGCGGTACTGCGCAAGCAGCTCCTGCGACTCGACGACGAACCCGCCGAGCTGGTGCACTCCTACTACCCGGTCGACCTCGCGCGGGGGACTCCGCTTGCCGAGAAGCGGCGCATCAAGGGCGGAGCGCTGCGCGCTCTCGGTGACATGGGAATCGCACCCTACGAGTTCATCGATCAGGTGTCGACGCGCCCTCCGACCCCTGAGGAGCATGTTGCCTTGGAACTTCCGCCGGACACCTCGATCATGCGGACCTTCCGGGTCGTCTACGCCGAGGGTCGCCGCCCGATCGAGGCAACGGTGATGGTCAAGGCCGGGCACATGTACGAACTGCAGTACCACCACATCGTCGCCCCGGCCGCCGATTGA